A genomic segment from Myxocyprinus asiaticus isolate MX2 ecotype Aquarium Trade chromosome 36, UBuf_Myxa_2, whole genome shotgun sequence encodes:
- the LOC127427388 gene encoding matrix metalloproteinase-25-like, translated as MIVSGYHWLVYLTCTVVVLISSVHMAPMSDQYSRGVDWLSRYGYLPPLDPHAGQLQTKDGIEKAIKAMQRFAGLKDTGKLDKDTLKLMGTPRCSLPDIIGMEDMRKRRRKRRYAITGLRWPKSDLSWSIHSYPSLHPFLEPAKVDTIMANALKVWSDVTNLKFHAMSSSEQDRAEIKISFARSHHDDGYPFDGKGGTLAHAFFPGESDVAGDTHFDDDESWTYRDDSGSDLFTVAVHEFGHALGLSHSSTNPSIMWPYYQGAAGNIETYTLPEDDRIAIQSLYGRKRTTPTPSSPNHPTPYLPKPPNPTRPSITLQPDPSAQDRCEGSFDAVANIRGDVFFFKGPYFWRIQQSGSLVSFHPALIKNFWIGLPDGIDKIDAVYERKTDSRIIFFIGSQYWVFKDTVALHGYPRPLSDWGLISHDGSKVKKVEAVFIWAHNGKTYLFSGGEFWRFTESQETEKQHPDADYPRNSSLWKGMPNNPDDIITWAQGDACFFKNNSYWVIKRGGLEQDSVSHRSTAVDWMMCPEPTPTNFPGSQQPRGGDCNCGINRALQLSASYGLLSIILLLFPAFFMYL; from the exons ATGATAGTGTCAGGATATCATTGGTTGGTTTACCTGACCTGCACTGTTGTGGTGTTGATCTCTTCGGTTCATATGGCTCCGATGTCGGACCAGTACTCCCGGGGTGTG GATTGGCTGAGCCGTTATGGATATCTGCCTCCTCTGGACCCACACGCTGGGCAGCTGCAGACTAAAGATGGCATTGAGAAGGCTATCAAAGCAATGCAGCGATTTGCTGGCCTCAAAGACACAGGCAAACTTG ACAAGGACACCCTGAAACTGATGGGTACACCACGATGCTCTCTGCCAGACATAATAGGAATGGAGGACATGAGAAAGCGCAGGAGAAAAAGAAGATATGCCATCACTGGACTTCGTTGGCCAAAGTCTGATCTTTCTTGGAG CATCCACAGTTACCCATCTCTCCATCCTTTCCTCGAACCTGCTAAAGTGGACACTATAATGGCCAATGCCCTTAAAGTCTGGAGTGATGTCACCAACCTCAAGTTTCATGCCATGTCCTCAAGTGAGCAGGATAGAGCTGAAATCAAGATCTCTTTTGCTCGCTCGCATCATGATGACGGATATCCATTTGATGGAAAGGGAGGGACACTTGCTCATGCCTTCTTCCCAGGGGAGTCTGATGTTGCTGGGGATACACATTTTGATGATGATGAGAGCTGGACCTACAGAG ATGACAGTGGCAGTGATTTATTCACGGTGGCTGTGCATGAATTTGGCCATGCTCTGGGTCTCTCCCATTCCTCCACTAACCCTTCTATCATGTGGCCGTACTACCAGGGTGCTGCTGGTAATATTGAAACCTACACTCTTCCAGAGGACGATCGCATTGCCATTCAGTCACTCTATG GAAGAAAGAGAACTACACCAACACCATCTTCCCCAAATCACCCTACGCCATACTTGCCTAAACCACCAAACCCAACTCGTCCAAGTATAACATTACA AcctgatccctcagcccaggaTCGTTGTGAGGGAAGTTTTGATGCGGTGGCAAACATTAGAggagatgttttcttttttaaag GTCCGTACTTCTGGCGAATCCAGCAGTCCGGTTCTCTTGTGTCCTTTCACCCTGCTCTAATAAAAAACTTCTGGATTGGTCTTCCCGATGGCATTGACAAGATAGATGCTGTTTATGAAAGAAAGACGGACAGTAGAATAATCTTCTTCATAG GTTCACAGTACTGGGTATTTAAAGACACTGTGGCACTTCATGGCTACCCACGTCCATTGTCTGATTGGGGCCTGATTTCTCATGATGGAAGCAAGGTGAAGAAGGTGGAGGCGGTATTTATTTGGGCTCATAACGGAAAAACTTACCTCTTCAGTGGTGGAGAGTTCTGGAGGTTCACTGAGAGCCAGGAAACAGAAAAGCAACATCCAGATGCAGATTACCCTCGAAACTCCTCCCTCTGGAAGGGCATGCCCAATAACCCTGATGACATCATCACCTGGGCACAGG GAGATGCCTGTTTCTTCAAGAACAACTCATATTGGGTGATAAAGAGGGGAGGATTGGAACAAGACAGTGTCAGTCATAGATCAACCGCAGTTGATTGGATGATGTGTCCAGAACCGACTCCAACCAATTTTCCAGGCAGTCAGCAACCAAGAGGAGGGGATTGTAACTGTGGCATCAATAGAGCCTTACAGCTGAGTGCTTCCTATGGGTTATTGTCAATCATATTATTGCTTTTTCCAGCTTTCTTCATGTACTTGTGA